One stretch of Rathayibacter festucae DSM 15932 DNA includes these proteins:
- the ftsE gene encoding cell division ATP-binding protein FtsE, which produces MIRFDNVSKQYRGGTRPALNAIDLEILRGEFVFLVGASGSGKSSCLRLILKEERPSSGSIHVLGQNLGKISSRKVPYFRRNMGVVFQDFRLLPNKSVFDNVAFSLQVIGKSKGYIQEAVPDTLKMVGLAGKAARLPHELSGGEQQRVAIARAVVNKPAVLLADEPTGNLDPTTSAGIMALLERINAGGTTVIMATHEAGIVDQMKRRVIELSAGSIVRDESRGGYGQTESITVVHDGVVVVAADDHPTTTSSIAVPVITESALAPAEVPEVDLRHAPAPAAAAPELPEHGAAFARPRLQQTAPQPRVPEGRRSAAAPETHVAPARPTTQSNPVVPPPPPAPTEAPVSPRVVELQSQTGPIYLPADTGALPEESLAARLGLRAHAGEGDESGDDQQDVGPVK; this is translated from the coding sequence ATGATTCGCTTCGACAACGTCTCCAAGCAGTATCGGGGTGGCACGAGACCCGCCCTCAACGCCATCGATCTCGAGATCCTCCGGGGCGAGTTCGTCTTCCTCGTGGGCGCCTCCGGGTCCGGCAAGTCCAGCTGCCTCCGCCTGATCCTCAAGGAGGAGCGGCCCTCCTCCGGCTCGATCCACGTGCTCGGGCAGAACCTGGGCAAGATCTCGAGCCGCAAGGTCCCCTACTTCCGCCGCAACATGGGCGTGGTGTTCCAGGACTTCCGGCTCCTCCCGAACAAGTCGGTCTTCGACAACGTCGCCTTCAGCCTCCAGGTGATCGGCAAGTCGAAGGGCTACATCCAGGAGGCGGTCCCCGACACGCTCAAGATGGTGGGCCTCGCCGGCAAGGCCGCGCGCCTGCCGCACGAGCTCTCCGGCGGCGAGCAGCAGCGCGTGGCCATCGCCCGCGCTGTCGTCAACAAGCCCGCGGTCCTCCTCGCCGACGAGCCGACCGGAAACCTCGACCCGACGACCAGCGCCGGCATCATGGCGCTGCTCGAGCGGATCAACGCCGGCGGCACGACCGTGATCATGGCCACCCACGAGGCCGGCATCGTCGACCAGATGAAGCGCCGCGTCATCGAGCTCTCGGCGGGCAGCATCGTCCGCGACGAGAGCCGGGGCGGCTACGGCCAGACCGAGAGCATCACCGTCGTGCACGACGGCGTCGTGGTCGTCGCGGCCGACGACCACCCGACCACCACGTCCTCGATCGCCGTCCCCGTGATCACCGAGAGCGCCCTCGCGCCCGCCGAGGTCCCGGAGGTCGACCTGCGCCACGCGCCGGCGCCCGCCGCCGCCGCGCCGGAGCTCCCCGAGCACGGCGCCGCGTTCGCGCGCCCGCGCCTGCAGCAGACCGCGCCGCAGCCCCGCGTCCCGGAGGGCCGCCGCTCGGCCGCCGCACCCGAGACCCACGTCGCTCCGGCGCGCCCCACCACCCAGTCGAACCCGGTCGTCCCGCCGCCGCCGCCCGCCCCGACCGAGGCGCCCGTCTCGCCGCGCGTGGTCGAGCTGCAGAGCCAGACCGGCCCGATCTACCTCCCCGCCGACACCGGGGCCCTCCCCGAGGAGTCCCTCGCGGCCCGCCTGGGCCTGCGCGCCCACGCGGGCGAGGGCGACGAGTCCGGGGACGACCAGCAGGATGTAGGACCCGTCAAGTGA
- the prfB gene encoding peptide chain release factor 2: MLDNDFTEQITALRSTFSDILAVIDVDELRSKIEELNEQAGVPDLWDDTDNAQKVTSALSHRQSELARITAIERRLDDLEVLVEMANEADDAESEQEAIAELDALQKTMGELEVQTLLDGEYDDRPAVITIRAGAGGVDASDFAEMLMRMYLRWAEKHKYPATVMDASYAEEAGIKSATFQIDAPYAFGTLSVEAGTHRLVRMSPFGAAGKRQTSFAAVEVIPLMEEAGAIEIPDNDIRVDVFRSSGPGGQSVNTTDSAVRLTHLPTGLVVSMQNEKSQIQNRAAAMRVLQSRLLLLQKEQEAATKKELAGNITASWGDQMRSYVLAPYQMVKDLRTDHEVGNPSHVFDGDLDGFIAAGIRWRKSA, encoded by the coding sequence ATGCTGGACAACGACTTCACCGAGCAGATCACTGCTCTCCGCTCCACCTTCTCCGACATCCTCGCCGTCATCGACGTCGACGAGCTCCGCTCGAAGATCGAGGAGCTGAACGAGCAGGCGGGCGTCCCCGATCTCTGGGACGACACCGACAACGCGCAGAAGGTGACCAGCGCGCTGAGCCACCGCCAGTCCGAGCTCGCCCGGATCACCGCGATCGAGCGCCGCCTGGACGACCTCGAGGTCCTGGTCGAGATGGCCAACGAGGCCGATGACGCCGAGTCCGAGCAGGAGGCGATCGCCGAGCTCGACGCCCTGCAGAAGACCATGGGCGAGCTCGAGGTGCAGACCCTCCTCGACGGCGAGTACGACGACCGCCCGGCCGTCATCACCATCCGCGCGGGAGCCGGCGGCGTCGACGCCTCCGACTTCGCCGAGATGCTGATGCGGATGTACCTCCGCTGGGCCGAGAAGCACAAGTACCCCGCGACCGTGATGGATGCGAGCTACGCTGAGGAGGCCGGCATCAAGTCCGCCACCTTCCAGATCGACGCGCCCTACGCCTTCGGCACCCTCTCCGTCGAGGCCGGCACCCACCGCCTCGTGCGGATGAGCCCGTTCGGCGCCGCCGGCAAGCGCCAGACGTCCTTCGCCGCGGTCGAGGTCATCCCGCTGATGGAGGAGGCCGGTGCGATCGAGATCCCGGACAACGACATCCGCGTCGACGTCTTCCGCTCCTCCGGTCCCGGCGGCCAGTCGGTCAACACGACCGACTCCGCGGTGCGCCTGACCCACCTCCCCACCGGCCTGGTCGTCTCGATGCAGAACGAGAAGAGCCAGATCCAGAACCGCGCGGCCGCCATGCGCGTGCTGCAGTCGCGCCTGCTGCTGCTGCAGAAGGAGCAGGAGGCCGCGACCAAGAAGGAGCTGGCCGGCAACATCACGGCGAGCTGGGGTGACCAGATGCGCAGCTACGTCCTCGCGCCGTACCAGATGGTCAAGGACCTCCGCACCGACCACGAGGTCGGCAACCCCTCGCACGTCTTCGACGGCGACCTCGACGGCTTCATCGCCGCGGGCATCCGCTGGCGCAAGTCCGCCTGA
- a CDS encoding MFS transporter, translating to MSSTAERPFPVGPLLLSTFLPTLLFSVGEGAIIPLLPAVAGDLGATLAIAGLVAGMIMIGELAGDIPSGWIVSRIGERGAMLGASAASILGLVICLVSTSWVTLTVGVFLIGLATAVFALARHAFMTSFVPISHRARALSSLAGVFRAGWLIGPFLAAGVVHLSGSVESIFWVHIACCVAAVVVLLLVPDPATVLRRAAAASAAADPVLDAAAEAAAVPESSPGLVRTLRSHRGVLARMGSGAAVIGALRASRTLILPLWAVSLGLAETDTAIIIGIAGALDFALFYAGGQVMDRFGRGATAIPSMIGLGVGHLLLVATLLAADPVPWFIAVACVLAVANGIGSGILMTIAADLAPPKDPAPFLGAFRFTGDAGNAAAPIAVSALTAAVSLPFAAGAMGVLGLAGAAALSRWIPRYLPHRRPRT from the coding sequence GTGAGCAGTACCGCCGAGCGCCCCTTCCCCGTCGGGCCCCTCCTGCTCTCGACCTTCCTGCCGACACTGCTCTTCTCGGTCGGCGAGGGCGCGATCATCCCCCTCCTCCCCGCCGTCGCCGGTGACCTCGGGGCGACGCTGGCGATCGCCGGCCTCGTCGCGGGCATGATCATGATCGGCGAGCTCGCGGGCGACATCCCGAGCGGGTGGATCGTCTCGCGGATCGGCGAGCGCGGCGCGATGCTCGGCGCCTCGGCCGCCTCGATCCTCGGCCTGGTGATCTGCCTCGTCTCCACCTCCTGGGTGACGCTGACCGTGGGCGTCTTCCTGATCGGCCTCGCGACGGCGGTCTTCGCGCTCGCCCGGCACGCCTTCATGACCTCGTTCGTGCCGATCAGCCACCGGGCGCGGGCGCTGTCCTCCCTCGCGGGGGTGTTCCGCGCGGGCTGGTTGATCGGCCCGTTCCTCGCTGCCGGGGTCGTGCACCTCAGCGGCTCGGTCGAGTCGATCTTCTGGGTGCACATCGCCTGCTGCGTGGCCGCGGTCGTCGTATTGCTGCTCGTGCCGGACCCGGCGACGGTGCTGCGCCGCGCGGCGGCCGCCTCCGCCGCCGCCGACCCAGTGCTCGACGCCGCCGCCGAGGCCGCGGCCGTGCCGGAGTCCTCCCCCGGCCTGGTCCGCACCCTCCGCTCACACCGCGGCGTGCTCGCGCGGATGGGCTCCGGCGCCGCCGTGATCGGCGCCCTGCGCGCGAGCCGGACGCTGATCCTCCCGCTCTGGGCGGTCAGCCTCGGCCTCGCCGAGACCGACACCGCGATCATCATCGGCATCGCCGGGGCCCTCGACTTCGCCCTCTTCTACGCGGGCGGGCAGGTGATGGACCGCTTCGGCCGCGGCGCCACGGCGATCCCGTCGATGATCGGCCTCGGAGTCGGGCACCTGCTGCTGGTGGCGACGCTCCTCGCCGCCGACCCGGTGCCCTGGTTCATCGCGGTGGCCTGCGTCCTCGCGGTGGCGAACGGGATCGGCTCGGGCATCCTGATGACGATCGCCGCGGATCTCGCACCGCCGAAGGATCCGGCGCCCTTCCTCGGGGCGTTCCGCTTCACCGGCGACGCGGGCAACGCCGCGGCCCCGATCGCGGTGTCCGCGCTGACCGCGGCGGTCTCGCTGCCGTTCGCGGCGGGAGCGATGGGCGTGCTCGGGCTGGCCGGTGCCGCCGCGCTCTCGCGCTGGATCCCGCGGTACCTGCCGCACCGGCGCCCGCGCACCTGA
- a CDS encoding DedA family protein — protein MNHAALIPWLDPETILTSFGPWGVLVVCLIVFAETGLLIGFLFPGDTLLIITGLLAHENASNGGLGVPIWLICLAVGFSAFLGGEVGYLIGHKAGPRIFERKESGLFSVENVKRTNAFFERFGGLAVILARFVPIVRTFAPIAAGVAHMNYRKYSLYNAIGALIWGSGVTLIGWLLAFIPPVADFVSHYIDVILIGAVALAIIPTVFHLLQQRRKARLAADKDTDASEASALVLDPTAVDDKRRKH, from the coding sequence TTGAACCACGCCGCCCTGATCCCCTGGCTGGACCCGGAGACGATCCTCACCTCCTTCGGTCCGTGGGGCGTGCTGGTCGTCTGCCTGATCGTCTTCGCCGAGACCGGCCTGCTGATCGGCTTCCTCTTCCCCGGCGACACCCTGCTGATCATCACGGGCCTGCTCGCGCACGAGAACGCCTCCAACGGCGGGCTGGGCGTCCCGATCTGGCTGATCTGCCTCGCGGTCGGCTTCTCGGCGTTCCTCGGCGGCGAGGTCGGCTACCTGATCGGGCACAAGGCCGGTCCGCGCATCTTCGAGCGCAAGGAGTCGGGCCTCTTCAGCGTCGAGAACGTCAAGCGCACCAACGCCTTCTTCGAGCGCTTCGGCGGCCTCGCCGTGATCCTCGCGCGATTCGTGCCGATCGTCCGCACCTTCGCGCCGATCGCCGCCGGTGTCGCCCACATGAACTACCGCAAGTACAGCCTGTACAACGCCATCGGCGCCCTGATCTGGGGCAGCGGCGTGACGCTGATCGGCTGGCTGCTCGCCTTCATCCCGCCCGTCGCCGACTTCGTCTCGCACTACATCGACGTGATCCTGATCGGCGCCGTGGCCCTAGCGATCATCCCGACGGTCTTCCACCTGCTCCAGCAGCGCCGCAAGGCCCGCCTCGCCGCCGACAAGGACACCGACGCGTCGGAGGCGAGCGCCCTCGTCCTCGACCCCACCGCCGTCGACGACAAGCGCCGCAAGCACTGA
- the rdgB gene encoding RdgB/HAM1 family non-canonical purine NTP pyrophosphatase: MSLDLVLATHNAGKVEEFRAMLAGALPGVCVRAYDGPEPVEDGVSFTENALIKARAAAAHTGLAALADDSGLCVDVLGGSPGIFSARWSGRPHDAVANHELLLAQLADVKPEHRGAHFVCTIALVVPESVLPGGREVVVEGRWDGAIAAGPRGTNGHGYDPVFVPSDSALSAAEIAPAEKNARSHRARAFTALRAELTTLATTLS; the protein is encoded by the coding sequence GTGAGCCTCGACCTCGTCCTCGCCACCCACAACGCGGGCAAGGTCGAGGAGTTCCGGGCGATGCTGGCCGGAGCGCTGCCGGGCGTCTGCGTCCGCGCCTACGACGGGCCGGAGCCCGTCGAGGACGGTGTCTCCTTCACCGAGAACGCGCTGATCAAGGCGCGGGCCGCGGCGGCGCACACCGGCCTCGCGGCGCTCGCCGACGACTCCGGCCTCTGCGTCGACGTGCTCGGCGGCTCGCCGGGCATCTTCTCGGCGCGCTGGTCAGGCCGCCCGCACGACGCGGTCGCGAACCACGAGCTGCTGCTCGCCCAGCTGGCCGACGTGAAGCCGGAGCACCGCGGCGCGCACTTCGTCTGCACGATCGCGCTGGTCGTCCCCGAGTCGGTCCTGCCCGGCGGCCGCGAGGTCGTGGTCGAGGGCCGCTGGGACGGCGCCATCGCCGCCGGTCCGCGCGGCACGAACGGCCACGGCTACGACCCGGTCTTCGTCCCCTCGGACTCAGCTCTCTCAGCCGCGGAGATCGCCCCCGCCGAGAAGAACGCCCGCAGCCACCGGGCCCGGGCTTTCACCGCCCTCCGAGCCGAACTGACCACCCTGGCGACCACCCTCTCCTGA